In Arthrobacter sp. PAMC25284, a single genomic region encodes these proteins:
- a CDS encoding DUF4386 family protein, whose product MNAENIGHWIRVGLWTLPVYGLVTAWSTIRPRPDPQQDTDAWALFVSSDSYQLSHLVGSTAGTILAIFGVFALGCALANSRSGRLALAAMVMTVAGTALLLVPAVVSTFTAPAIGQAYLDGSDGALYLEYPAALSWAFLLGLLLAAPGHVLLGLAVWKSRVLPRWSGFFWGAGAVLIYVLGVILWVAPEVMLGVVPGQAGTGGGRVLETAGALLTAVAGGWIAWSHTRHNRPQAGLVSAGSPGPE is encoded by the coding sequence ATGAACGCAGAGAATATCGGCCACTGGATCCGGGTGGGATTGTGGACCTTGCCGGTCTACGGGCTGGTAACGGCGTGGTCCACCATCAGGCCCAGGCCCGACCCGCAGCAGGATACGGATGCCTGGGCGCTCTTTGTCAGTTCGGACTCCTACCAGCTCAGCCATCTGGTCGGCAGCACGGCAGGCACCATCCTGGCAATCTTTGGCGTCTTCGCCCTCGGCTGCGCTCTTGCGAACAGCCGTTCAGGACGCCTGGCTTTGGCCGCCATGGTGATGACCGTCGCCGGGACCGCACTGCTGCTGGTACCGGCCGTCGTTTCCACCTTCACCGCGCCCGCCATCGGCCAGGCATATCTGGACGGCAGTGACGGAGCCCTGTATCTGGAGTACCCGGCCGCCTTGTCGTGGGCCTTCCTGCTGGGGCTGCTGCTGGCCGCCCCAGGCCATGTACTCCTCGGTCTGGCGGTCTGGAAGTCCCGGGTACTCCCCCGCTGGTCCGGGTTCTTTTGGGGTGCCGGCGCCGTGCTCATTTATGTCCTGGGGGTCATCCTGTGGGTTGCCCCGGAAGTGATGCTCGGCGTTGTGCCGGGGCAGGCCGGAACGGGCGGCGGGCGGGTCCTCGAGACTGCAGGGGCCCTGCTCACGGCCGTGGCCGGCGGCTGGATAGCGTGGAGCCACACGAGACACAACCGGCCGCAAGCGGGCTTGGTATCGGCGGGATCTCCAGGTCCGGAATGA
- the dhaM gene encoding dihydroxyacetone kinase phosphoryl donor subunit DhaM: MTVRLVVVSHSDKIADGAAELAAQMAPDVVILAAGGTDDGRIGTSLEKVMAALEEAAGHGAVILTDLGSAVMTAEAALEFLPDPGSVLVADAPLVEGLVAAAVAAQTGADAQAVKAAAESVYRPPPPAPAHEHRQPPEASGEFELVNEAGMHARPAAKIAGGLSALEAEVTINGADGASMTELMMLAAGKGTLLRVEASGPDAARAVEYLAGLVKDGFGEP, encoded by the coding sequence ATGACCGTCCGGCTCGTCGTGGTGTCCCACAGCGACAAGATCGCCGACGGCGCCGCCGAACTGGCGGCCCAAATGGCGCCCGACGTCGTGATCCTGGCCGCCGGCGGAACCGACGACGGCCGGATCGGAACCAGCCTGGAGAAGGTCATGGCGGCGCTGGAAGAGGCCGCGGGCCACGGAGCCGTCATCCTGACGGACCTGGGTTCGGCGGTAATGACCGCCGAGGCTGCCTTGGAATTCCTGCCCGACCCCGGGTCGGTTCTGGTCGCCGATGCGCCCCTGGTTGAAGGACTCGTCGCTGCCGCGGTGGCTGCGCAGACCGGCGCCGACGCGCAGGCCGTGAAGGCAGCCGCCGAGTCCGTCTATCGCCCGCCGCCGCCCGCGCCCGCCCATGAGCACCGGCAGCCGCCTGAGGCATCGGGGGAGTTCGAACTCGTCAACGAGGCCGGCATGCACGCCCGGCCGGCCGCAAAAATCGCCGGTGGCCTGTCGGCCTTGGAGGCCGAGGTGACCATTAACGGCGCCGACGGCGCCTCGATGACGGAGCTGATGATGCTCGCGGCCGGAAAGGGAACGCTGCTGCGCGTGGAAGCCAGCGGCCCGGACGCGGCCCGTGCCGTCGAATATCTGGCTGGTTTGGTCAAAGACGGCTTCGGGGAACCGTAG
- the dhaL gene encoding dihydroxyacetone kinase subunit DhaL: protein MGLDVNWAIRWLTLSAQAMAEHRMELIELDRPIGDSDHGENMDRGFKAVMVKLAESPPESAGAAMKLTAMTLMSKVGGAAGPLYGTAFLRAGTALGDTVDVDAAALAAALLAARDGIVARGKAESGDKTMVDAWTPAVDAAAGAAEDGDVRAVLLAAAEAAEAGAVSTDPMLARKGRASYLGERSIGHRDPGAVSSALILRAAAGAVE from the coding sequence GTGGGGCTGGATGTCAACTGGGCCATCCGGTGGCTGACGCTCTCCGCCCAGGCCATGGCGGAGCACCGGATGGAACTGATTGAACTGGACCGGCCAATCGGGGATTCCGATCACGGCGAAAACATGGACCGCGGGTTCAAAGCCGTGATGGTCAAGCTCGCCGAGTCACCGCCGGAATCTGCCGGGGCGGCCATGAAGCTGACCGCGATGACGCTCATGTCCAAGGTCGGCGGCGCGGCAGGACCGCTGTACGGGACTGCGTTCCTGCGCGCCGGCACAGCGTTGGGGGACACCGTCGACGTCGACGCCGCCGCCCTTGCCGCCGCTTTGCTGGCCGCCCGTGACGGGATCGTCGCCCGCGGTAAGGCCGAGTCCGGGGACAAGACCATGGTGGATGCCTGGACCCCGGCCGTCGATGCGGCCGCAGGCGCCGCCGAAGACGGCGATGTCCGGGCGGTGCTCCTTGCCGCGGCCGAAGCAGCCGAGGCCGGCGCCGTGTCCACCGACCCGATGCTCGCCCGCAAGGGGCGTGCCAGTTACCTCGGGGAACGCAGCATCGGCCACCGCGACCCCGGAGCCGTCTCCAGCGCCCTGATCCTGCGGGCCGCTGCTGGAGCCGTCGAATGA